CGTCCTGCTCGCCCAGACCGTCTTCTTGTTCCTAATTGCCCAGAAAATCCCGGAGACGTCTCTGAGCGTGCCGCTGCTGGGCAGGTGAGGGCAGAGTGGGTCCTCCCGGCCGTGCCCATGGGGGGCATGGCCTTCGTGAAGGGTGGAGCCAGATTGCACGGGGCGGGGCCAAGGGGCTCCCTTGGGAGAGGCCGGGGCTAAAACCTACTGACTCAGGAGAAGTCTTAGCTGTCGCGTCCCCACCTGGGCTTtatttggaggaggaggagcggggCTGGGACGGTGGTGGATTCTCCGGTCCCAATGCTACCGGACGCCACCTTGAGGTCTCTTGAGTGTCTCTGTTGGGGGCGGGCCAACTTAGTACCTACCCAGCCCCGCCTTCTCTGGCCCCCAACTCTCCCCTCTTCCGGAACTCCCCGGTTCCCCGGGGGTCGCGAGGTCCAGGGCGTGTCGCCACTGCTGCAGGAATGAGGTGGACCCCTGCAGACCTCGTCCACACAGGCAGAGCCACGCCCCCTGGAGCAGAAGCCGAGCACTGGCGCCAGCTGCAGACCCGGCTTGCAAAGCCGCCTGCCCGGCGGCCTGGGCTACCCGGGCCAGGGCTCCACCGGGATCCCCGTCGTCTGGGGCTCGTCCCGGGCTGCCGTCCGCGTCTAGTCGCCGTATCTCCTGCTGCACCCACAGGGCTGAGATCTGCAGCAGGGCAGAGGAGTTGGTGGGGTCACAGAGGTCCCTGCTCCCACTGCTCggtcccccttccctgcccctttTCAGTCCCCCAGCGCTCCACCTCTAACAAGGTGGCCCCGAAGTTCATGACGCTGCCCGCGGCTTCTCTTAGCACCAGCCCCAGGGTGGGCTTCGGGGCGGGCGGCTTCTCCAGCTCTCGCGGCTCTAGGGACTTCAGCTCTGCGAACCTCTGCTCCAGATACTCAcgggctgcagccgcagcaacttCCAGGGAAGAGAGGAGCGGGGGCTGGAGGGCCACCTGGAAAGGCACAGGGGCAGTGGAGTCATCGGCTCATAGGACAGAGGTTACAGAGGGGACGCTGGAGTCCTTTCCAGGGGGTCTCTCAGTGCCATCCCTGGGGCGGGTCTGTTGGCGTACCCTCACCTCCGTGGAGCTATGGAAGTGGTAGACCCACAGCAGGGTTTCCAGAGAGCTAGGGGTCCCCCTCATGACTGCCGCTGGCCGCACAAgggggggaagggctgggggacgcGTCTGGCCGGGCGGAGGAGGAGCATCTAGGGGGCGGGGCTCCCCCCTTTGCCGAGGGGTGCGTTTATGAGGTCAGAGGACTGGAGGcccccctttgtggctcaggggaagtgaGTGGGGAGGCTGCGACGTCACGAACTCCGGGCCCCTCAGGTACCTCATTTTCGTCATGGTGGTTGCCACGCTCATTGTCATGAATTGTGTCATCGTGCTCAACGTGTCTTTACGGACGCCCACCACTCACACTGTGTCCCCGCGGCTGCGCCACGTAAGCACCCTGTAGATGGTTGCGGGTGGGAGGCGGGGCTGCGAGCgaaccccgccccccacccagctCCGCGCCGGCCTCCCGCCCCCGCCAGGTCTTGCTGGAGCTGCTGCCCCCTCTCCTGGGCTTTGGGGAGCCTCCGTCTCCGGAAGCTCCCAGGGCTGCCTCGCCCCCAAGGCGGGCGTCATCCCTGGGCCTCCTACTCCGCGCCGAGGAGCTGATACTGAAAAAGCCGCGGAGCGAGCTCGTGTTTGAGGGGCAGAGGCACCGGCACGGGACCTGGACCGGTGAGCAGGGTGGTCCTGGCGGGCCAACGGGGTGCCTGCCGCGGGGGAGGCTCCCGATCACCCATCCCTGGCGTCGCCCCCACCAGCTGCCCTCTGCCAGAGCCTGGGCGCTGCCGCCCCTGAGATCCGCTGCTGTGTGGATGCCGTGAACTTCGTGGCTGAGAGCACGCGAGACCAGGAGGCCACGGGCGAGGTGGGTCAGGAGCCAGAGGGGCGGGGTGGAGCCGTGCGGGCCTCCGCTATtgctgtccctctgtccctggtGGGCGGGGCAGGCTCCTGCACCTTTAGGGACTCAGCTTGTGCCCGCCCCTTCCCCAGGAGGTGTCCGACTGGGTGCGCATGGGGAAGGCCCTGGACAACATCTGCTTCTGGGCAGCTCTGGTGCTCTTCCTCGTCGGTTCCAGCCTCATCTTCCTCGGGGCCTACTTCAACCAAGTGCCCAAACTGCCCTACCCGCCGTGTATGTAGCCCTGAGGCCCCGCGGTAGGCACTGACAGACGTTCCCACTCATCTCCAGGAGGAAAGGTTTTGAAAAACGAGCTGCTCCCACTGCTGATGCTAAATCTGTACTCTGTGAGCTTCGGGAGAGGAGTCTTGTGTGCACGTGTATGTAGGTCTGGCCACCGGCAGGGATCAGAAGGAGCCGGCAGAGGGTTCAGGCAACCTCTTGCATGTGAATCTTGCAAAAAGTAAGAACTGCCCTCGCTTCCGTCTTGCGGACCTCCCAGTTTTGCTTGGGCCCCAGCCCCATGTGATTCTCTAGCCCTGTGAGTATCTAAGAGAGCTTTATTTGTTGCCAAACAGAAGAGACCCTTTGTAGGATTTGCATCCGGGAAGCTTGGAGCCCGGAAGGCGAGGGAAGCTGGAGTGGGCGGGGACCAAAGGGCCTCAGTGCAgagaccctcccccccccctccaggtTTAAGGCTGAGGATGCCCCGCCCTCCCTCGGTCAACTCCTCCTTTTCTTGGCCGGCCCCGCCCATCCAGCCCGCTCACCGCAGATCCCCCCAGCTGCCCCCTTGATCCCCACTCTGCCGGCTGGCCTGGGCCCCGGGAGGTGGGGGCGGTGAGAGAAAATAAAACGGGGCCTGAAGTGGTGGGAGCTGGTTGAATTGTCTTTATTAACAAACAGGTATCCAAGGCCACTACATTGAGGAGAGACGGGaccgggagggggcggggctacTTGCCGCTCACACTATTTACAGATGCAAGCACGGGCCGGGCCGTGTGGAGGGTGAGAGCGCCCCGCTCCCTCTCTCCACCggggaaggggcagaggccaGAAGAGATGGGGGTCGGAAAGGGGTCAATGTTTTGGCTGTCGGGGTCCTCCCTCCATTCCctggggtttggggggaggggaatcaTTAAAGTGCTTTCAGAAAATGAGGAAATGGTCCCTGCCCCTGGAGTGGCTGGTGACCCCCCTAAAACCTAGGGCCCAGTGACCCCCCCCAGGGTCTGGTACATTCAAGGGGGGAGCCGGCTCCCCTGACGTGCAAATAAAGGGGCCCAGGGCCCTGCCGAGTCAGCAGCAGTGGGGTACGGGCTCCAAGCCCCAAACGCTCTCCTCCCAAGTGGAGAAAGGGGGGTGGGCTAGGCTGTGCCTCTCCCCAGAAGTTGGGACAGGCACAGTTTTGGGGAGAGAACATGTTGGGGGAGAGGATGGTCACGTGATCACAAAAGCATCAGGGGTCAGAGGTCACGTTCCCAGCAGGCTCCAGTGAATCAAACCAGTAAAAGCAAAAgcccagggagggaagagaagggcgGCCTGGGAAGTCTGGCGGGTGGGGGAGAGCTGGTCCCCGAGggacagcccagcccagggccccgtCACCAGTTCATGATGCAGTTACGGTTCAGCGTCATGAAGTAAACTTGGCTGCTGCCCCCGGAGCGGACGGAGGCAAAAAACACCTGCGTGGGACAGGAGACGTCGTCACCGAGAGAGACGCGGGGTACGTGGAGGGGGGAGCGGGTCTCGGTTAAccgggagaaggggagagagagagagaagctgcagaggtgcccgcccccacccctccggAAGGCAGGGCCGCTTGGGAAAGGGGGCGGCAGGCGGGCCTCTGCTGCGGGAGTCGGGCCGGCGGCGCTCTCCGGACTGAAGGCGAGGGGAGGGCAGGCTGACCGCACACGGTGCTCCCCGGAAGCCCGCGTGCAGGCAGACCCATGAGGACCCCTGGCCTAACTCCGCCCCGGGCAGGGCCCCTGTGCCCACCTTGTCGTTCCGCTCGCACAGGAACTTGAGCCTCTGGGCTCGCTTGTGCATGAAGACGCCGTCCAGGTGGCCCGTCTCCACCGAGCGGATCTCAATGGCTTTCTCACCCCAGCCCATGATCTGGTTGGAGCAGATGTAGGCTGGCGGGGAAGGGAGCAGAGGGGCAGTGAGGGGCTGCAGCCCAGCTCGGGGACGGGCGGGGGGCACGTCACTCACCCACAGAGGTGGGCATCTCTCCCCACTGCAGCACCACGTCCTTGATGATGCGCCCGTACGTGTTGACGTAGACGCCCTCATCCTCGTAGCACAGCAGCATCTCCATGCCGTCCGTGTTGGGGAGGAAGATGATGGCGTGGGGCGTGATCTGGCTCTGGATCTGGAGAGGAGACGGGGGGGCTGCAGGTCCCACGCCTGGGGCCCAGACGGGCGGCCCCCCCTCTGCCCGCAGCCCCGCCACGCTTACGTGCACGGGGATGTAGATGTCGTAGCTGTTCCCCGAGTCGACGTCCACCGCGTGGAAGCCGGCGCTGGAGCCGTAGATGACCTTGAGCCGCTGCCCCTCCTCCACCGTCAGGTCCACCAGCAGAGGGCGGTGCGGGAGGTCTGCAAAGGACTGCGGAGGCGGCGAGGAGGGCTCAGGGCGCCGGCAGGAGCCAAGCAGGGCCTTGAACGGGGCTGGGGCGGGCGGAGGCGGGGTTACCTTGAAAGCCATGAATTTGTGGTACGGTTTGGGGGCCCAGGCATACACCTCCACCGAGTTCTTCAGGGCGATGACCAGGAACTTGATGCGTTCGTACTTCACTGCGGGCGGCAGAGAGCGAGGATGAGGGACGCCCCCCACCCCGGCagtctgcacccccccccccgcccccgcccaggccTGCGTCTCTCGTGAACAAACGTGCCCCGGCCACCGCCTCGCGACCTCCTCACCAACGCGGTAGTGGCCGCAGCCCTCCATGTCCCCGACGGTGGTCCAGCCCTGCTTCTTCTCCACTTCCGGGTCGTTGTGCAGGATCTTGTTCCGGAGCCAGGACAGGTAGTACACCCGCAGCTTGTTCCTTTTCCCTGCggggtggacacacacacacaaacacacacactccctcaTCACCGGCCTCCGCGGGTGAGCCCCGAGGGGAGCGGAAAGGAGGGCCCCGCCTTCGGCTCGGGCCGAGGCTGCCGTCCCGTGTCCCGCCGCGCACACACCTGAGATGGTGATGAGCAGGTTGAGTCCCTCCAGCACGTCCATCTGCTGGAAGCGGCGGCGCCCGATGAGCCCGTACACCTTGCCCTGCCCGCTGCGGTCCAGCAGCATCAGCCCGTTCTCCGTGCCCACCAGCAGGTTGACCCCTGCAACAGGAGCCCTTGGGCAGATGAGAGGCAGAGCCCGGCCCTCGCCTGAGCTCGAGAGCGGGGCGCAGCAGGCCCCTTGTGTGCCTCCCTGCCCGGGCTCACCCCAAAGGGCCGCACAGAGGATCTCGGAGTTGAACCGCTTCTTGTACTTCCGGATCTCGGGTGTCTCGCTGTGGGCACGGGTGGTGGTGGGGTTCACGTTGACCACAGAGCCTTTCCTCACATCCAACTGGAGCTGGTCGAGCCGACCGCCCTCTCCACCCAGCAGGGCTGCCAGGGGGAGAAGCAGGAGCGGGCAGTGGGCTGCAGGCCTTTATCGCCTTCCCCCCACCGGCTTGGGATCCCGAGTCCTTGGAGACTGCAGGGAAGGCTCAAGAGCGGCGGTGCCAGGGGAGCTGAACTAGAGCCAGAAGGCCTGGCAGAGGCTTTGATCTGAGCATTTTTCCTCTTGGATCAAGGGGGCCCCAGAAGCCTTTGCTGCCTGGGTGCCAGGGCAGGGGCTCGGGCCACAGAGGCGGCCGTGACGCTGCGTCCCCAGAGGCCCACCCATGCCCCGCTCCAGACCTCCTGTCCTCACCTGTGATGGGGATGGTGTCCCCACTGCCTCCGGACTGGTAGATCCCCAGGTCCACAAACATGGTGAACGAGCTCTGGCCCGGGGCCTTCACGAGCCCACGAGACTGGTactatgggggcggggggggggggggtagtggtGAGGCAAATGTGCTGGGCCCCAGCTCGCGTCCCTCCTATAGTGCCCGGGGCCTCCACCCTCCCGACCACAGTGCCCAGCACCCGGGGTCTCCCCCAGTGTCTCCCGCCCACGGCAGGCCAGTGACCTGTCCTCGCCCACGGAGCTGCCTTCACCCACTCACGTCACTGCTGCCATCCTTCAAGGGGGGGCTTTGGCCTTTGCTGCTCTCAGTGGGCGAGTGGCTGGGCTGGACCACGTCTGGCAGGTTCGTGTAGCCGTTGCTGTCGGCGTGTAGCAGGCTTCGCTCCTCTTCCGGGGTCTAGAGGAACACAGGGCAAGCGGCCAGTGCCGGGGCCAGGGAGGCGCAGGGCAGGCCGGGGGAGAAGGGGCGGGGGGCCCACTCACACGCTGGACCACCATGGTGCCGCCCCCGTAGGGAGTCTGGGTCCCGGCCACCTCCTCCACGTCGTGGACCACCATGGTGCTGACGCTGTCGGTGTCGCCGTCACTGGGGTGGGAGAGCGCGAGGTCAGGGGCCCTCCCGCCCTGCCTGCCACCTGAGTGCCCCTGGGAGCAGACAAGAGCCTGCGGGGTCTATTCAGAACATGACGCCCTCAGTCGTCACGGGCAGCCTGGGCCGCGGCCTGGCCCTCGGGGAGGGCTGGCTGTGCAGGAGCACCTGACGAGATCAACTGGCCGAACAGTGAGACACAGATGGGGACACCAGCCCCAGCCCTGTACCCCCTTctccagggaaggggaggaaacgTGACCGCAGGGACAGCCGGCTGCCTCACAttcccccagcccacccctgctCCGGGGTCTCCCTTGCAAGTGCCCCCGCACCCCGAGACGCCCCCATACCGGGCCCCGGGGGTGTCTCTGCTCCCCTGGGAAGGCTCGCCGTTGCTTTCCTCCTCATCGTCCTCGCTGCTCTCCACCTCCTCGCTGGACGAGGAGTAGTCCATGGCCTTCTTGGGAGGCCGGGGGGCCTCGTCCAGAGTCCGCTCTTTGAGCAGCACGAAGTCCTGCGGGGAGAAGCGGCGTGAGGGGAGGTGGCAGTGGGACCCCAGGATGCGGGGGGGGGCCAGTGGAACGGAGGGGCCCCCACGAGCAAGCAGGCCCCTTCTCACTAACCTCACCAATGGCGCGCTTATAGCTCTGGGAGGGGCCGCGGGGGGAGAAGGgcagccaggaggaggcaggagaaaggaagacaggTTAGTAACCGAGACAGACCGCCGTCCTGCTGGCCCCCAGGCCCCATGGCACAGGTTAAGGCAGGCCCTGCCCGGGCACCCAGCGCCCTGGGCTGAGAGGCGCATCTGGCCCCCATGACTTACTGCGGGCCGGCCGGGCCGCGAGCGGTGGTCATCAGGCTTGGCTTTGTTGCCAGGGGAGAGCACGGGAGAGCTGTCCAGTTTGGAGGAGGCTAGACgtgccagggtgggggaggggaggtcagcGACACCCGCTCAAGGGGTGGCATCGAGCCCATCCTGGTTCCACGCCCCCACACGGCCCCCAACCAGTCCAAAGCTGCCAGAGTGCACGAGAggctgccccaggctgggccACGTACCTCCCACACGGTTCCGCTCCAGCGAGCCAGCCTGGGGGAGGTGCCCGTGCGAGGCCGGCAGGACGCTGTCAGAGCGCTCCCAGCCAGGGTCGCTCCTCCTGAGGTCAGGGTTACTATGGGATGGAGGGGGGCGCAGAGGCAGGGTCAGGGAGATGGGGTGTCCCGGCCCCAAGATGCTGAGCTGCCCCGCCGAGAGAGCCACCACCAGGGGGAGGTAGGTggcagaagtgggggtgggagtgagcaAGAGGGGGGGCACAACTCCATTACCTACAGGCGCTGGGCGGGCCAGGGGGCTGAGCAGGGGGCCCTGGAGGCTTGGGGGTGCCCCGCTCTGCCCGCCTTTGCAGGTAGATTTGCCAGGCGGAGTTGCTGCGAGGTCTGCGGAGGGAGCACAGGGGTGCGCGGGggcgggcagggaggggctgaggtGACTGGGTTGGGGCCTGCCCACCCTGAGCGGGAACCTGGCCAACTTCCCTCtgcaccccccccgccccgccccactgGCGCCCTAGGctgccgcccgccccgccccggcggTACCTGGCGCGGACAGCCTGGGCCGGCCGGGCCCCTCGGGCCCCACTGGTGTTAAGGGCAGTGGCGATGGAGGAGGTTCTCTGCGGCACCTGCGGGAGAAGGGAGGGGTCGGTGCTCCGTCCTCACGGCCACCAGGATGGAGAAGCGAACGGACAGGCGGGAGGCTTATGAATCCGTCCAAGATCTCGACGCTGGGCAACGGCAGAGCTGGGATCTAACCGAGCCCCGGTCGCTGCGGCCCCCTCGCTCCCTGGGCACGTCCATGCCCCTCTCGGCGCCGAAGCACCCGGACTCGCTTACGCGCAGGCCGGGCCCTTCTCCTCTGCCGGCGGCCCCCTGGGCCTCCAGTCCCTCCGCAGCGCTTTCTCTGCCCTTCCCTGGCTCTGCGGGGCTGTCCTTACCTTGGGAGGGGCCTCGTTGTCAGGCCGGACCCAGGctggagggctggggctggggccaggccctTCGGAAGTGGGGTCTGAGTTCTGGCGGATGACGGCTCCTCGGGCACTGGGCGTGGCAGTGGGGGCGGGGACGGCGGGGTCGGGGTCGTGGGCCGCTGGGAAGGCAGCCAGGTTTCGGGTGGGCTGGTCCTGCAGGGACTGGGATCGGGGTACAGGCGCTGCATATGGCTTCAGTGGGACCCGGTGTGCCACCAGGCTCTGCGGGGAGAGACCAGGGAGGGTGGGCTGCCTGCTTTGTGGCATGTCCCCACCTgggagctgggggcctgggctgCAAGGAAGGGGCGAGTCAAGCCTCTGACTTCCAACTATCCATGGAGAGAGGCTCGGAGAGCCCGAGAAGAGGCAGAAACAGACACGGCCCACGTTTCCGAGGTCTGGgattccctggctgggggtgtGTGCACCTGTGCACACGAGCGTGTACACACACATTCACGATGCGCCTGTGCCGAGTGAGGCCCCCTGGTGTCCGTGGAGAGACTCACCTTGTGCGGTCCCTCCTGGGGCTCCACCGGCCTCTGCATAGGAGGAGTCTGGGAAAGGGGGCCTGGGGGCCCG
The Phacochoerus africanus isolate WHEZ1 chromosome 14, ROS_Pafr_v1, whole genome shotgun sequence DNA segment above includes these coding regions:
- the C14H17orf107 gene encoding uncharacterized protein C17orf107 homolog, with the translated sequence MRGTPSSLETLLWVYHFHSSTEVALQPPLLSSLEVAAAAAREYLEQRFAELKSLEPRELEKPPAPKPTLGLVLREAAGSVMNFGATLLEISALWVQQEIRRLDADGSPGRAPDDGDPGGALARVAQAAGQAALQAGSAAGASARLLLQGAWLCLCGRGLQGSTSFLQQWRHALDLATPGEPGSSGRGESWGPEKAGLGRY